In Isosphaera pallida ATCC 43644, the sequence ACAAAGTGGAAGTGAATGGTGGGTGGGGTCAGTACGGAACGCTGAGTCCGTGAGGGATTGAATGGGTAGGATTTGGTTTGAGGATGTCACTCGCTATGCCTCCGGTTGCTCTTCTCGATCCGGCCTTAATCGACACCAGCCGCGTTCTGGTGGACCAGGAGGGGATTCGCGCCAAGAATCCCCAACGCTTCGAAATGGAGCAACTCACGGCGATTGTGTATCTGGACGGCGAGCGTCACATCATCGCGGGCTACAAGGATATCGGAACCGACGAGTTCTGGATTCGTGGCCACATGCCCGGCTTTCCGCTGATGCCAGGGGTGTTGCTTTGCGAGGCAGCCGCCCAACTGGCGAGTTTCTATACCCACTCCCAAGACTTGTTGCCCGAAGGCTGCTTCATGGGGTTCGCCGGCATGGAGGAAGTACGGTTCCGCGGTCAGGTCAAGCCTGGGGATCGTCTGGTCTTAGTGGGTCAAGCGGTCAAGCTCTCGCGTCGTCAGTCCATTTTCGAGACTCAAGGGTTTGTCAACGGTGACATGGTGTTTCAAGCCCGAATTCTAGGCATTGCCATTCACGGCCAGGTTAACGCAACTCCCAAAACGGCGGCTTCCGCTTCCGCCTCCTGATTTCGGTTCCTTCCCGCTATTCCATGTCTCCAGTTCCATCACTGGGGCGTCGCGGTCATGGAAAAATGAGTTGCGGCGTCTCTGCCACGCGGTTCGTTCGCCTCGTCGCTAGCTGGGTCCGTGTCGTGACGTTTTCGCCCAACCGTTCGCTATGCTCGAGCCCAAACCCCGAACCTCGTTGGATCTGACCCCGTACACCTTCGATTACGACCCCCGCCACGATCCTCCCATCGCTTCTTGGGCCGACGTGTTTGGAGCGGAGAGTCCCGACCGGCCGGTCGAACTGGAAGTGGGCTGCGGCAAAGGCTTGTTCCTCGCCAACGAATCAACGCGACGGCCCGACGTCCGTTTTCTGGGGGTCGAGATCTCTAAAAAGTACGCCCTACGGGCGCGGGAGCGGATGGCCAAGCATCGGTTGTCCCAGGTTCGCATTCTGGCCGGCGACGCGGTCGCTCTGTTGGGGCGTTGCCTGCCGCCCCGTTGCCTTCAGGCGGTTCACATCTATTTCCCCGACCCCTGGTGGAAAAAGAAGCATCGCAAGCGGCGCATCTTTACGCCCTGGTTCGTCGGACGCGTGGCCGAGCTTCTGCAACCGGAGGGCCAGCTGCGTTTCGCCTCCGACGTCGCCGACTACTTTGCCGTTATGATGGCACTGACAGCCGCCTCCGGACGATTCGACCCGCTTCCCACGCCTCCCGAAACCATCCCTCAACACGACCTCGACTACTTGACCAACTTCGAACGCAAGTTCCGTATCGAAGGCCGCCCGATTCAACGCGCCGCCTGGCAGGTGCGCAAC encodes:
- a CDS encoding 3-hydroxyacyl-ACP dehydratase FabZ family protein, producing the protein MPPVALLDPALIDTSRVLVDQEGIRAKNPQRFEMEQLTAIVYLDGERHIIAGYKDIGTDEFWIRGHMPGFPLMPGVLLCEAAAQLASFYTHSQDLLPEGCFMGFAGMEEVRFRGQVKPGDRLVLVGQAVKLSRRQSIFETQGFVNGDMVFQARILGIAIHGQVNATPKTAASASAS
- the trmB gene encoding tRNA (guanosine(46)-N7)-methyltransferase TrmB, with the protein product MLEPKPRTSLDLTPYTFDYDPRHDPPIASWADVFGAESPDRPVELEVGCGKGLFLANESTRRPDVRFLGVEISKKYALRARERMAKHRLSQVRILAGDAVALLGRCLPPRCLQAVHIYFPDPWWKKKHRKRRIFTPWFVGRVAELLQPEGQLRFASDVADYFAVMMALTAASGRFDPLPTPPETIPQHDLDYLTNFERKFRIEGRPIQRAAWQVRNPEYWTEPRPIDQSEIEKAWRNPAAERTAKSTNLDLEVAQGVEGSE